One part of the Methanococcoides sp. AM1 genome encodes these proteins:
- the dph5 gene encoding diphthine synthase, which yields MLDFVGLGLFDEKDISIKGLEKIHNADKVYVEFYTSILMGTDLEKMEELYQKKITVLSREDVEQHAEEWIADAKDMNVVFLTGGDTMVSTTHVDLRLRALDMGIETFLVHGASIASAICGLSGLQNYRFGKAATVPHPYVTSRGSRVVSETPYDTIKMNMDNGLHTAVFLDIDKDKGYMTVNEALDILLEVEDKRGEGVMTDRISVGIACAGSPSPVVKADYAQSLKSFDFGEPLHILIIPASLHFVEAEALVKLAGAPEGILEDVD from the coding sequence ATGCTCGACTTTGTAGGACTTGGACTTTTTGATGAAAAAGACATCTCAATAAAAGGACTTGAGAAGATCCATAATGCGGATAAGGTCTATGTAGAATTCTATACTTCCATTCTTATGGGTACTGACCTCGAAAAGATGGAAGAGCTCTACCAGAAAAAAATCACAGTCCTTTCAAGGGAAGATGTAGAACAGCATGCGGAGGAATGGATCGCCGATGCAAAAGATATGAATGTTGTGTTTCTGACCGGCGGTGACACAATGGTATCCACAACCCATGTGGACCTACGCCTTCGTGCACTTGATATGGGTATTGAGACTTTCCTCGTTCATGGTGCATCCATAGCATCTGCAATATGCGGACTCTCAGGTCTCCAGAACTATCGGTTTGGAAAAGCGGCAACTGTCCCTCATCCTTATGTTACCAGCCGTGGTAGCAGGGTGGTATCTGAAACACCTTATGATACTATAAAGATGAACATGGATAACGGCCTTCATACGGCGGTGTTCCTGGATATTGATAAAGATAAAGGCTACATGACAGTAAATGAAGCTCTCGATATCCTGCTTGAGGTTGAGGATAAACGCGGTGAAGGTGTAATGACCGATCGCATCTCTGTCGGTATAGCCTGTGCAGGCTCGCCATCACCTGTGGTGAAGGCAGACTATGCCCAGTCCCTGAAAAGCTTTGATTTTGGTGAACCTTTACACATACTGATAATTCCTGCATCACTGCACTTTGTTGAAGCTGAAGCCCTTGTGAAGCTTGCAGGTGCACCGGAAGGGATACTTGAAGATGTGGACTGA
- the ppdK gene encoding pyruvate, phosphate dikinase, whose product MADNKFVYLFGNDETEGKNSMKDLLGGKGANLAEMSNLGIPVPVGFTITTEVCTLYLKDEHYPSGLEEQINNAIKELENTTGKIFGDLNNPLLLSVRSGARVSMPGMMDTVLNLGLNDSSVVGLAKKTGNDRFAYDSYRRFLTMFADVVLGIEHENFESALTAKKKEKGVKQDTDLDVDDLKELVENFKGIIKEETGKDFPQEAREQLQMAIDAVFGSWNNQRAITYRRLNGIPGEWGTAVNVQSMVYGNMGESSGTGVAFTRDPATGEKRFFGEYLINAQGEDVVAGIRTPQPIKTLKNNMPEVYDQLVDIYMKLEDHFRDMQDIEFTIEKGKLFMLQTRTGKRTAAAAIKIATDMVEEGLIDKETALIRVEPAQVDRLLHPNIDPDATPDVIANGLPASPGAAVGEVVFTAEHAEERAKKGEKTILVRAETSPEDIGGMNAAEGILTVRGGMTSHAAVVARGMGKPCVAGCGEIVIDMKEKIFHVGEHSINEGDMISIDGSTGHVILGKVDLILPGVTGELEQILSWADEVRTLKVRTNADTPHDAQVARDFGAEGIGLCRTEHMFFGEDRIPAVREMIMAEEIDARKAALKKLLPMQREDFIGIFRAMEGFPVTIRLLDPPLHEFLPNHEEAIEKLAELNANDATQTEIDRVKKVIERIEYLKEMNPMLGHRGCRLGITYPEIYEMQAQAIIEAACELTKEGMTIVPEIMIPLISNIEELEFVKKHVIGAVEAAMEKEGIKLDYMVGTMIELPRAALTADQIAKEAEFFSFGTNDLTQTTFGFSRDDAGKFLPFYLESGILEDDPFAVLDQEGVGQLVKIGIEKGRATRPDIKIGICGEHGGEPKSVKFGHNVGLDYVSCSPFRVPIARLAAAHAVIENKQ is encoded by the coding sequence GTGGCAGATAATAAATTTGTGTACCTTTTCGGAAACGACGAAACTGAAGGCAAAAATAGTATGAAAGACCTGCTTGGGGGCAAAGGAGCCAACCTCGCAGAAATGTCAAATCTGGGAATACCAGTTCCGGTTGGATTTACGATCACAACCGAGGTCTGTACTCTTTATCTTAAGGATGAACATTATCCTTCAGGTCTTGAAGAGCAGATCAATAATGCCATAAAGGAGCTGGAAAACACTACAGGGAAGATATTTGGAGATCTTAACAATCCATTACTTCTATCTGTGCGCTCAGGTGCTCGCGTATCCATGCCCGGTATGATGGACACGGTACTGAACCTGGGACTTAACGACAGCTCAGTAGTAGGCCTTGCCAAGAAAACCGGCAATGACAGGTTTGCCTACGATAGTTACAGAAGATTCCTCACAATGTTCGCAGACGTCGTGCTTGGTATCGAACACGAGAACTTCGAGTCTGCACTCACTGCTAAAAAGAAGGAAAAGGGTGTCAAACAGGACACCGACCTTGATGTGGATGATCTTAAAGAACTCGTAGAGAACTTCAAAGGCATCATCAAGGAAGAGACCGGAAAGGACTTCCCCCAGGAAGCAAGGGAACAGCTCCAGATGGCCATTGATGCAGTTTTCGGTTCATGGAACAACCAGCGTGCCATCACATACAGGCGCCTGAACGGCATCCCTGGCGAATGGGGAACTGCAGTGAATGTACAGAGCATGGTCTATGGAAACATGGGAGAAAGCTCCGGAACAGGAGTAGCATTTACAAGAGACCCTGCAACAGGTGAAAAGAGATTCTTCGGAGAATATCTCATCAACGCACAGGGCGAAGATGTCGTTGCAGGTATCAGGACACCTCAACCGATCAAAACCCTGAAGAACAACATGCCTGAGGTCTACGACCAGCTTGTGGACATCTACATGAAACTGGAGGATCACTTCAGGGACATGCAGGACATTGAGTTCACCATTGAGAAAGGCAAGCTTTTCATGCTGCAGACAAGGACCGGTAAGAGAACTGCAGCTGCAGCCATCAAGATCGCGACCGATATGGTAGAAGAAGGACTTATCGACAAGGAAACTGCCCTTATACGGGTCGAACCTGCACAAGTCGACAGGCTCCTGCATCCAAATATTGACCCTGACGCAACACCGGACGTAATTGCTAACGGCCTCCCTGCATCCCCGGGAGCTGCTGTGGGTGAAGTTGTTTTCACAGCAGAACATGCCGAAGAAAGAGCAAAGAAGGGCGAAAAGACCATCCTTGTACGTGCTGAGACATCCCCTGAGGACATCGGCGGCATGAATGCTGCAGAAGGTATCCTCACAGTACGCGGAGGAATGACCTCACATGCAGCAGTAGTTGCAAGAGGCATGGGTAAGCCATGTGTTGCAGGCTGCGGTGAAATTGTAATTGATATGAAAGAGAAGATCTTCCATGTTGGAGAACATTCCATCAACGAAGGTGACATGATCTCCATTGATGGTTCCACAGGGCACGTCATTCTTGGAAAGGTTGACCTTATCCTGCCAGGAGTTACCGGCGAACTTGAACAGATACTATCATGGGCCGATGAAGTTCGAACCCTGAAGGTAAGGACAAACGCAGATACCCCACACGATGCACAGGTCGCACGCGACTTTGGTGCAGAAGGCATTGGACTCTGCAGAACAGAGCACATGTTCTTCGGAGAGGACAGGATCCCTGCGGTACGTGAAATGATCATGGCAGAAGAGATCGATGCCAGAAAAGCAGCATTAAAGAAACTTCTCCCAATGCAGAGAGAGGACTTTATCGGAATATTCAGGGCAATGGAAGGATTCCCTGTGACCATCAGACTGCTTGATCCACCACTCCACGAGTTCCTGCCAAACCACGAGGAAGCAATTGAAAAGCTGGCAGAACTAAATGCCAATGATGCCACACAAACCGAAATTGACAGGGTGAAGAAGGTCATCGAGCGTATTGAATATCTCAAAGAGATGAACCCAATGCTCGGTCACAGAGGATGCCGCCTTGGGATCACATATCCCGAGATCTACGAGATGCAGGCACAGGCCATCATTGAAGCAGCATGTGAGCTCACAAAAGAAGGTATGACAATCGTACCAGAGATCATGATCCCGCTGATCAGCAACATCGAGGAACTTGAATTCGTCAAAAAGCATGTTATCGGAGCTGTAGAAGCAGCTATGGAAAAGGAAGGTATCAAACTTGACTACATGGTCGGAACAATGATAGAACTGCCAAGAGCAGCACTCACAGCCGATCAGATCGCAAAGGAAGCCGAGTTCTTCTCCTTTGGTACCAACGACCTGACCCAGACAACCTTCGGGTTCAGCAGGGATGATGCAGGCAAGTTCTTACCATTCTACTTAGAGAGTGGCATACTCGAGGACGATCCATTTGCAGTGCTTGACCAGGAAGGTGTGGGACAGCTTGTTAAGATCGGTATCGAGAAAGGACGTGCTACAAGACCGGACATCAAGATCGGAATCTGTGGAGAACATGGCGGAGAGCCAAAATCAGTGAAGTTCGGACACAACGTCGGACTGGACTATGTCAGCTGTTCACCATTCCGTGTGCCAATCGCAAGACTTGCAGCAGCACACGCTGTGATCGAGAACAAGCAGTAA
- a CDS encoding S4 domain-containing protein, whose product MRLDTYLVEMGHFKSRARSKQAIKGGHVRIDGNVVTKASKDVSIDDTIEVDEGLDMPKGYFKLKGIQEETGLIKEGDSIIDLGSSAGGFITFASDIAGKISGLEFSHDFRSELGQLAHENENVSVTFDDVFSVPLEELSEDPVDIILSDMTLEPMDSLAALERVLPLLKDGGKVLQVIKMSKKLDRSPVLDRMEELGIEILDVLESHKQEIYVVGQKTGIQEDME is encoded by the coding sequence ATGAGACTGGATACATATCTTGTTGAAATGGGTCATTTCAAGTCACGTGCTCGTTCCAAACAGGCCATCAAAGGTGGTCACGTGAGGATAGATGGTAATGTTGTAACAAAAGCCTCAAAAGATGTTTCTATAGATGATACTATCGAGGTTGATGAAGGTCTCGATATGCCAAAAGGGTATTTCAAGTTAAAGGGGATACAGGAAGAAACAGGTCTTATCAAAGAAGGTGACAGCATCATTGACCTTGGGTCAAGTGCAGGCGGTTTCATCACTTTCGCATCAGATATCGCTGGCAAGATAAGTGGTCTGGAGTTCAGCCATGATTTCAGGTCAGAACTCGGTCAGCTTGCTCATGAGAACGAGAATGTATCTGTAACTTTTGATGATGTTTTTAGTGTTCCTCTTGAGGAGCTTTCAGAGGACCCGGTTGACATAATTCTGAGCGATATGACCCTGGAACCAATGGATTCATTGGCAGCTCTTGAAAGAGTACTTCCTCTGCTAAAGGATGGAGGCAAGGTTCTTCAGGTCATAAAGATGTCAAAGAAACTTGACAGGAGTCCGGTGCTTGACAGAATGGAAGAGCTTGGTATCGAGATCCTGGACGTTCTGGAATCTCATAAGCAGGAGATATATGTAGTTGGCCAGAAAACAGGTATTCAGGAAGATATGGAATAA
- a CDS encoding DUF555 domain-containing protein yields MTNYHVTLEAAWLVRDVNTADDAIGVAIAEAGKRLNPQLDFVEVDVGTTFCPACNEPFGSVFIAANTAIVGLVLEMKVFDAESAEHASRIAKSVIGKALRDVPLHVVDVEDFE; encoded by the coding sequence ATGACAAATTATCATGTTACACTTGAAGCTGCCTGGTTGGTAAGAGACGTAAATACTGCAGACGATGCTATTGGAGTTGCTATTGCAGAAGCTGGAAAAAGACTGAACCCACAACTCGATTTTGTAGAGGTCGATGTCGGAACTACTTTCTGTCCTGCCTGCAATGAGCCTTTTGGCAGCGTTTTCATTGCAGCTAATACTGCAATTGTAGGTCTTGTCCTTGAAATGAAGGTTTTTGATGCAGAGAGTGCAGAGCACGCATCAAGGATTGCAAAATCCGTAATAGGCAAGGCATTACGTGATGTACCACTCCATGTAGTGGATGTTGAAGATTTTGAATAA
- a CDS encoding carbohydrate kinase family protein, translating into MSDVISVVGHAAIDLLFDVEGIATQNESYPIVDYQRFFGGGAANIVAAISILGGNSQLISAVGDDFVTSGYEEHLEGLGVDLSLLFRFKGEKGTAAYVFTDPFHNQSTYFYWGASAKMKELEPPEVDFVHLATSEPNFNAKIAQKAKFVSFDPGQDLITYSRENLEAILENTDVLFTNKHEIKRVCEMTESTFEDIKEQIGIVVVTYDAEGSRIFTSGEEYEIPVVSVKAVDPTGAGDAYRAGFLVAYTRGYPLDVCGKAGATVASFAVGSVGCQTDLPTWDDMVARYEGHFGAFPSLDG; encoded by the coding sequence ATGTCTGATGTGATATCTGTAGTAGGACATGCTGCGATAGATCTTCTCTTTGATGTGGAAGGCATTGCAACACAGAACGAATCATATCCGATAGTCGATTACCAGAGATTCTTCGGAGGCGGGGCTGCAAATATCGTTGCAGCGATCTCCATTCTTGGAGGAAACTCTCAGCTGATCTCTGCTGTTGGTGATGATTTTGTTACTTCCGGGTATGAAGAGCACCTTGAAGGTCTTGGAGTTGATCTTTCCCTTCTTTTCAGATTTAAGGGAGAAAAAGGAACTGCTGCTTATGTTTTCACAGATCCTTTCCACAATCAGTCCACTTACTTCTATTGGGGAGCATCTGCAAAGATGAAGGAACTGGAACCCCCTGAGGTTGATTTTGTTCATCTTGCAACATCTGAGCCAAACTTTAATGCTAAGATAGCACAAAAAGCAAAATTCGTGTCTTTTGATCCCGGACAAGACCTTATCACATATTCAAGAGAGAATCTTGAAGCTATTCTTGAGAACACTGACGTTCTTTTCACGAACAAGCATGAGATCAAGCGTGTCTGCGAGATGACCGAAAGCACTTTTGAGGATATTAAGGAACAGATTGGCATTGTAGTCGTTACTTACGATGCAGAAGGCAGCAGGATATTTACATCCGGTGAAGAATATGAGATCCCTGTGGTCTCTGTAAAAGCAGTGGACCCAACCGGGGCAGGGGATGCATATCGTGCAGGTTTCCTTGTGGCATATACTCGTGGATATCCGCTGGATGTTTGTGGCAAGGCCGGAGCTACGGTCGCATCATTTGCTGTGGGATCAGTTGGTTGCCAGACAGACCTTCCCACGTGGGATGATATGGTGGCCAGATATGAAGGTCACTTCGGAGCATTTCCATCACTTGATGGGTGA
- a CDS encoding NADH:flavin oxidoreductase, producing the protein MLFEPISIADLTVKNRFVRSATNEWLAQEDGTPTTAIGDMYEELARNDVGLIITGYSYVNVQGKSNDKQQGIYDDRFIGPYSEITSRVHKYDSKIFIQIVHGGRQSVVQEGIPLLAPSAVEDASSGKKPVEMTEGDILNTIEDFVEAARRAKEAGFDGVQIHCAHGFLLSSFISPYTNHRTDKWGGSVENRTRIITEITRLIRERIGEDFPIMVKLNATDGFDITSGKFGLDAPECVEIASLLEKAGICAIEVSGGIFEAGDVMSQPNIDSEEKEAYFRRYSKMISDTVSIPVILVGGIRSKKVMESMLNGYADMVSFSRPFISEPDLVVKLRDGISDRVRCVSCNRCFDHNGIRCNYDFGDSA; encoded by the coding sequence ATGCTTTTCGAACCAATTTCCATAGCAGACCTTACTGTAAAGAACCGTTTTGTGCGTTCAGCTACCAATGAGTGGCTTGCACAGGAAGATGGCACCCCTACTACTGCCATCGGTGACATGTATGAGGAACTTGCACGCAATGATGTGGGTTTGATCATTACCGGCTATTCCTATGTGAATGTGCAGGGAAAGAGCAACGACAAGCAGCAGGGCATATACGATGACAGGTTCATCGGTCCTTACAGTGAGATCACATCAAGGGTGCACAAGTATGACAGCAAGATCTTCATACAGATCGTGCATGGTGGTCGTCAGTCTGTGGTACAGGAGGGAATTCCTCTTCTGGCACCTTCAGCTGTTGAAGATGCTTCATCCGGGAAAAAGCCTGTTGAAATGACGGAGGGTGACATCCTCAACACTATCGAGGATTTTGTGGAAGCTGCCAGACGTGCAAAGGAGGCAGGTTTTGATGGTGTGCAGATACATTGTGCACATGGTTTCCTTTTGAGCAGTTTCATATCTCCTTATACGAACCACAGGACCGACAAATGGGGTGGTTCTGTTGAGAATCGTACCAGAATTATAACAGAGATCACAAGGCTTATTCGTGAGAGAATTGGCGAGGATTTCCCGATCATGGTGAAGCTGAACGCTACGGATGGGTTTGACATTACTTCAGGTAAATTCGGGCTTGATGCTCCGGAATGCGTGGAGATCGCAAGCCTTCTCGAGAAGGCCGGGATCTGTGCTATTGAAGTAAGTGGTGGCATATTTGAAGCAGGGGATGTGATGTCCCAGCCGAATATTGATTCTGAGGAAAAAGAGGCATACTTCAGACGTTACTCAAAGATGATAAGCGATACCGTAAGTATCCCGGTCATACTGGTTGGGGGTATCAGGTCAAAGAAGGTAATGGAATCTATGTTAAATGGATATGCAGACATGGTCTCGTTCAGCAGGCCGTTCATAAGCGAGCCTGATCTCGTGGTAAAGTTAAGGGATGGCATATCTGACCGGGTAAGGTGTGTGTCCTGCAACAGATGTTTCGATCACAACGGAATTCGCTGCAATTATGATTTTGGCGATTCCGCTTAA
- a CDS encoding DUF2119 domain-containing protein yields the protein MLLKLYGKGRPFRLFVSGLHGSEWRDTSSVLLNLKHPFSGTLAILPVVNRGKYISTLDRDYYSGIGKVIVDVVKEYRPDIYVELHSYSKENFCKLVSKDRLSNVGVPGFSSLEKGVLMGSVSPNIRREHFPVEALCLTFEIEKGSLQSQKFVSGMLDIIKDCNSRDGFIGYMMERYPEVAKKAIEDYKKFYGL from the coding sequence ATGCTTTTGAAGTTATATGGAAAGGGGCGGCCTTTCCGGCTTTTTGTTTCAGGTCTTCATGGTTCTGAATGGAGAGATACTTCATCTGTCCTGCTAAACCTCAAACATCCTTTTTCAGGTACTCTGGCGATCCTGCCGGTAGTTAACAGGGGGAAATATATCTCCACACTTGACAGGGATTATTATTCCGGGATCGGAAAAGTTATTGTTGATGTTGTCAAGGAGTACAGGCCGGACATCTACGTTGAACTTCATTCCTATTCTAAAGAGAATTTTTGCAAACTGGTCTCTAAAGACAGGTTAAGCAATGTTGGTGTTCCCGGTTTCAGCTCTCTTGAAAAGGGGGTGCTTATGGGATCTGTATCGCCTAATATTCGAAGAGAACATTTTCCTGTGGAAGCTCTGTGCCTGACATTCGAGATTGAAAAAGGTAGCCTGCAGTCACAGAAATTTGTTTCAGGAATGCTCGATATCATTAAGGATTGTAATTCAAGGGACGGTTTCATCGGATATATGATGGAAAGGTATCCGGAAGTAGCAAAAAAAGCAATAGAAGATTATAAAAAGTTCTATGGGTTGTAA
- the thsA gene encoding thermosome subunit alpha encodes MVGQPAIITDPRKEHTQGKQALFANIGAAKAVANIVKTTLGPKGMDKMLVNAVGDIVLTNDGAMILKGMEIENPTAKMIVEIAKTQEDIAGDGTTSAAVLAGSLLEKAEELVISGVHPTVIIKGFLAASGKASEILDNYAIDVTKENKDVLLKIAKTAIAGKSAEAYGDHIAQLCVDAALEVAVNGKVNVKENILITQDPGHKISDTELLEGIIINKARLHSAMPAIVENPKIALLASDVLVQKTKNKATFQINSAEQLTQFAAQEEADYEKMLDTIIDTGATVVIGTKNIDQYAADYFQKKGIFAIRRVNEEDMKSITKATGAHIVKNITDITEKDLGSAGIIEQIGAFDLGKIYIRECHNSKTVTLLLKGATEHVTDNLERTVDDALQVIKNVIEDEKIVPGGGASEIEVAQGLRTFAASFGGREQLAITAFAEAMEAIPREIAVNAGMDGIDTILALRAKHGEIKNAGLDVYTGDISDSLEKGIVDPLRVKKQAIKSASEVANMVLRVDDMLKAQRREMMDVNPEHNIHNYDALGL; translated from the coding sequence ATGGTAGGTCAGCCAGCAATTATAACAGATCCAAGGAAAGAACATACGCAGGGCAAGCAGGCTCTCTTCGCGAACATCGGTGCAGCAAAAGCAGTTGCAAATATCGTAAAAACAACACTTGGTCCAAAAGGAATGGACAAGATGCTTGTGAATGCGGTCGGAGATATTGTACTCACCAACGACGGTGCAATGATCCTTAAGGGTATGGAGATCGAGAACCCAACTGCAAAAATGATAGTGGAAATCGCAAAGACACAGGAAGACATTGCAGGCGATGGTACCACCAGTGCAGCTGTCCTTGCAGGATCACTTCTTGAAAAGGCAGAAGAATTGGTCATTTCCGGAGTTCACCCTACAGTAATAATCAAAGGTTTCCTGGCAGCTTCAGGTAAAGCTTCAGAAATTCTTGACAACTATGCCATAGATGTCACAAAAGAGAACAAGGATGTCCTTTTAAAGATCGCAAAGACCGCAATAGCAGGTAAATCCGCAGAAGCTTACGGCGATCATATTGCACAATTATGTGTAGACGCAGCACTGGAAGTCGCAGTTAATGGAAAGGTCAATGTAAAGGAAAACATCCTTATCACACAGGACCCTGGCCACAAGATCAGTGATACCGAGCTTCTTGAAGGTATCATCATCAACAAAGCACGCCTTCATTCTGCAATGCCAGCGATCGTCGAGAACCCAAAGATCGCACTTCTGGCTTCAGACGTTCTAGTTCAGAAAACAAAGAACAAAGCAACTTTCCAGATCAATTCTGCAGAACAGTTGACACAGTTCGCTGCACAGGAAGAAGCAGATTATGAAAAGATGCTCGACACGATCATAGACACCGGTGCTACTGTAGTGATCGGAACAAAGAACATCGACCAGTATGCTGCAGACTATTTCCAGAAAAAGGGAATATTTGCTATCAGACGTGTCAATGAAGAAGACATGAAGAGCATCACAAAAGCAACAGGTGCACACATCGTCAAGAACATCACTGACATCACCGAAAAGGACCTTGGAAGTGCAGGCATCATTGAACAGATCGGAGCATTCGACCTCGGTAAGATCTATATCAGGGAATGCCACAACTCAAAGACTGTAACCCTTCTGCTTAAAGGCGCTACCGAGCACGTCACTGACAACCTCGAACGTACGGTTGACGATGCATTACAGGTGATCAAGAACGTTATTGAAGATGAAAAGATCGTTCCTGGTGGCGGTGCATCCGAGATAGAAGTTGCACAGGGACTCCGCACCTTTGCAGCCAGTTTCGGCGGTCGTGAACAGCTTGCCATTACAGCATTTGCAGAAGCAATGGAAGCAATACCAAGAGAAATTGCAGTCAATGCAGGAATGGATGGTATTGACACGATCCTCGCACTTCGTGCAAAGCACGGTGAGATCAAGAACGCAGGTCTTGATGTTTACACAGGCGACATCAGCGACTCTCTCGAAAAGGGAATCGTCGATCCACTCAGGGTAAAGAAACAGGCTATCAAGTCAGCTTCAGAAGTTGCCAACATGGTACTTCGTGTCGACGACATGCTCAAAGCACAGAGAAGAGAAATGATGGATGTTAACCCGGAGCACAACATTCACAACTACGACGCTCTCGGATTATAA
- a CDS encoding ATP-binding protein, whose translation MMRGSVGIISGETGSFDFKFLISDSTAVHRGEYVKAWHEGDGWVLCQVLSIKRFSDKVSMKNSFDEAKKAFEELKKGGKDRKSSDRIVAEATVIGSRDPSGLLRAPKTPFSPGDDVFKADNDLISSVLGLSGNEMYIGLLDGTDIPVHLSVNSLVQKHCSILAKTGSGKSYTAAVLLEELLDRKVPLLILDPHSEYASMKEPASSSGDFKKFGVSPKGYGSNVTIYTPANKAVNPNADELFRLNGNNLTAKDLTSIFPENFNSTHIGILYESIQKLRAEMETYTLDDIIFEVSNNESKARWNVMSLLEDIRDSDLLSSSPTSLEELMQKGKAAVIDFKGVAPDLQSMIVAQLCSALFEARKMNAIPPGMLVVEEAHNFAPERGFSKTASSEVLRTIASEGRKFGLGMLVISQRPARIDKNVLSQCGTQIIMKVTNPNDLKSISKGLEGVNSFVEDELMRLPPGVAMLVSNDIERPVLIDVRVRKSKHGGESVNVLKSAQASSPAPVKRTSKPVSQPTASSAPVQVEGSAEAGSPPPKRQPRRQPDRQPKAEGGGLFKKIFGSEK comes from the coding sequence ATGATGCGCGGCTCAGTAGGTATAATTTCAGGTGAGACCGGATCGTTTGATTTTAAGTTCTTGATTTCTGACAGCACGGCTGTACATCGAGGGGAATATGTAAAGGCCTGGCATGAGGGCGATGGATGGGTGCTTTGCCAGGTGCTTTCGATCAAAAGGTTCAGTGATAAAGTTAGTATGAAAAATTCCTTTGATGAAGCTAAAAAAGCATTTGAGGAATTAAAGAAGGGTGGTAAGGACCGGAAGAGTTCCGACCGTATAGTTGCAGAAGCTACTGTTATAGGAAGTCGTGATCCTTCCGGGCTCTTAAGGGCTCCCAAGACCCCTTTCAGTCCGGGAGATGATGTTTTTAAGGCAGACAATGACCTGATAAGTTCTGTACTTGGTCTGTCTGGTAATGAGATGTACATCGGCCTGCTGGATGGTACTGATATTCCGGTGCATCTGAGCGTGAACAGCCTTGTGCAGAAGCATTGCAGTATCCTTGCGAAGACCGGAAGTGGCAAGTCATATACGGCGGCAGTGTTACTGGAGGAATTGCTTGATCGCAAGGTTCCTCTTTTGATCCTTGATCCACATAGCGAGTATGCTTCTATGAAAGAACCTGCATCCTCATCCGGTGATTTTAAAAAGTTCGGTGTATCTCCAAAAGGTTACGGTTCCAATGTAACAATATATACTCCTGCGAACAAGGCAGTAAATCCGAATGCCGATGAGTTGTTCCGGTTGAACGGCAACAATCTGACCGCAAAGGACCTTACTTCTATCTTCCCTGAGAATTTCAACAGCACTCATATTGGTATCCTGTATGAATCGATACAGAAGCTCCGTGCAGAAATGGAAACCTATACTCTTGATGACATAATATTCGAAGTAAGCAATAACGAGAGCAAAGCCCGCTGGAATGTTATGAGTCTCCTTGAGGACATCCGTGATTCAGATCTCCTCTCATCATCACCAACATCCCTGGAAGAGCTTATGCAGAAGGGCAAGGCAGCAGTTATTGATTTCAAAGGTGTGGCCCCGGATCTCCAGAGCATGATCGTAGCGCAACTTTGCAGTGCGCTTTTCGAAGCACGTAAAATGAACGCCATCCCGCCGGGTATGCTTGTTGTGGAAGAAGCACATAACTTTGCTCCTGAGCGTGGTTTCAGTAAGACTGCAAGTTCTGAGGTCCTGCGTACCATTGCATCAGAGGGACGTAAGTTCGGACTTGGTATGCTGGTAATATCTCAGCGCCCTGCAAGGATCGACAAGAATGTGCTTTCCCAGTGCGGGACTCAGATTATCATGAAAGTGACCAACCCCAACGACCTTAAATCTATCAGTAAGGGACTTGAAGGTGTGAACTCTTTTGTGGAGGATGAACTTATGCGCCTGCCTCCGGGTGTTGCTATGCTTGTAAGCAACGATATCGAGAGGCCTGTACTTATAGATGTCAGGGTAAGGAAATCAAAGCATGGGGGGGAATCGGTTAATGTACTTAAAAGTGCCCAGGCATCATCCCCTGCTCCTGTAAAGCGCACTTCTAAACCTGTCAGCCAGCCAACGGCAAGTTCTGCACCTGTACAGGTGGAAGGCTCTGCTGAAGCAGGTAGTCCGCCACCGAAAAGGCAGCCACGCAGGCAACCTGACAGGCAGCCTAAGGCTGAGGGTGGAGGACTTTTCAAGAAGATCTTCGGTTCAGAAAAGTGA
- a CDS encoding DUF357 domain-containing protein — MAADLNEKVERYERLLREALGKADISPIERSHMRKVAEDYKNMAHSYYEDGMHFIRSEDPVNALICFSYGHAWLDAGARLGVFDVDDDVLFTI, encoded by the coding sequence GTGGCAGCAGATCTGAACGAAAAAGTTGAAAGATACGAACGTCTGTTGAGAGAAGCACTTGGAAAGGCGGACATAAGTCCAATTGAGCGATCACACATGCGTAAGGTGGCTGAGGACTATAAGAATATGGCACATTCCTACTATGAGGACGGGATGCATTTCATCAGGTCCGAGGATCCGGTAAATGCACTTATTTGTTTCAGCTATGGTCATGCCTGGCTGGATGCAGGTGCACGTCTGGGTGTTTTTGATGTTGACGACGATGTGCTGTTCACTATATGA